GAGACCGCCCGCGGGGGCGTCACCGTGGCCTCCGCCGGCGCCGTGTCGGCGCCGGCCGTCCCGATCGGCCAGGTCAAGGCCGAGGTGGCGCATGCGCGCAGCACCGGGGTGCCCGAGCTCGACCGGGTGCTCGGCGGCGGTCTCGTGCCCGGGGCCGTCGTGTTGCTGGCCGGGGAGCCCGGCATCGGCAAGTCCACGCTCCTGCTGGAGGCGGCGGCCAAGATCGCACGGCAGCAGACCGTGCTCTACGTCACAGGCGAGGAGTCGGCCGCCCAGGTGCGGGTCAGGGCCGACCGGATCGGCGCGATCCAGGACCAGCTCTACCTCGCGGCCGAGACCGACCTGAGCGCGCTGGTGGCCCATGTGGAGAAGGTCCAGCCGGGCCTGCTGATCGTCGACTCGGTGCAGACGATCGGCTCGGCCCAGACAACCGGGGTGCCCGGCGGGGTCACCCAGGTCAGGGAGGTCGCCGGCAACCTGGTCCGGCTCGCCAAGGAGCGCGGTATGTCCACGGTGCTGGTCGGCCACGTCACCAAGGAGGGCTCGATCGCCGGTCCCCGGACGCTTGAGCACCTGGTCGACGTCGTGCTCCACTTCGAGGGCGACCGGCACTCCCGGCTCCGGATGGTCCGCGCGATCAAGAACCGGTACGGCCCCGTCGACGAGGTCGGCTGCTTCGACCTGCACGAGGGTGGCATCGA
Above is a genomic segment from Streptosporangium album containing:
- the radA gene encoding DNA repair protein RadA, encoding MAKKVGYRCGECGWQTAKWVGRCGECQAWGTVEEETARGGVTVASAGAVSAPAVPIGQVKAEVAHARSTGVPELDRVLGGGLVPGAVVLLAGEPGIGKSTLLLEAAAKIARQQTVLYVTGEESAAQVRVRADRIGAIQDQLYLAAETDLSALVAHVEKVQPGLLIVDSVQTIGSAQTTGVPGGVTQVREVAGNLVRLAKERGMSTVLVGHVTKEGSIAGPRTLEHLVDVVLHFEGDRHSRLRMVRAIKNRYGPVDEVGCFDLHEGGIEGIADASGLFVSHRAEPVPGTCVTVTLEGTRPLPAEVQALVARTEAQQPRRSSSGLDTYRVTMVLAVLERRLNAKLGGCDVFTATVGGIKLSDPAVDLSVMLAVASAAGDKALPSGLVVLGEVGLAGELRPVRDVRRRLSEAARLGFTRALVPAGSLDTGNRRGGERSLVPVGGRNTTLIPGFDIVEAENVWDALTHVT